Below is a window of Ktedonobacteraceae bacterium DNA.
CAACTATGGCGTGTTCGACGAGAATCGCTATTTCGCGGCGGGCAGGAAAGCGCCTATCTTTCTTATCAATGGTGTGCATGTCGGAATCAATATTTGCGAAGATGTCTGGTATCCTACCGGCCCCATGACCTTGCAGGCATATGCCGGGGCCGAGGTCATTATCAATATCAACGGCTCACCCTATTATGCCGGCAAGGGCATTTTCCGCCAGGAGATGCTGGCAACCCGCGCCGCCGATAACGGCGTGATTGTGGTCTATCTGAACATGGTAGGCGGCCAGGACGAACTGGTATTTGATGGCGGCAGCATGGTCTTCAACGAACAGGGGGCGCTCATCGCCCGCGCTAAAGAGTTCGAAGAAGATATGCTGTTTGTTGACCTCGACACGGCCTCCGTTTTCCGCTCAAGACTACATGATCCGCGTCGTCGCCAGGAACGCCTGGCAGCCAATCCACACGAGGTGCCAATAATTCCTGTAAATGAAAAAAACGCGCCGGCAACACAAAACGGCGCTGTTGTCCTGGATAGTCCACAGCGTATGGAGCCGAAGATGGGTCGCCTGCAGGAAATCTATTCCGCCCTGGTGCTGGGGACAGGCGATTACGTGCGCAAAACCGGCTTCAAACAGGTAATTATCGGCCTCTCGGGAGGCATCGATTCCTCGCTGACGGCAGTGATTGCCGTTGACGCGTTGGGCGCCGAAAACGTCCTTGGCGTCTCCATGCCCTCCGGCTTCTCATCTGAGGGCAGCAAGACAGACGCGCAGCAACTGGCCGAAAATCTCGGCATCCAGATGCTGACCATCCCAATCGAAGAGACTTTCCGCGCGTCCTTGAAGATGCTGCGGCCAGCACTAGGCGAGGGCGACCTGGGACTGGCCGGAGAGAACCTGCAGGCGCGTATTCGCGGCAACATCCTGATGGCCATTTCTAACAAGCTGGGGCCGCTGGTGCTGACGACCGGCAACAAATCCGAAATGGCCGTTGGATATAGCACGCTGTACGGCGACATGGCCGGGGGCTTCGCCGTCCTCAAAGATGTGCTCAAGACGCTGGTGTACGAACTCTCCATCTATCGCAATAGCATCGGAGATACGCCTGTTATTCCGCAAACGGTTATCGAAAAACCGCCCTCCGCCGAACTGCGCCCGGGGCAGAAGGATGTCGATAGCCTGCCGCCCTACGACGTACTTGATCCCATTCTCAAGGCCTATGCCGAGGATGACCGCAGCTTCGAGGAGATGCTGGCGATGGGCTTTGACCGCAAGACGGTTGAGCGTGTGATGCGCATGGTGGATTTGAGCGAGTACAAACGCCGCCAGGCCCCTCCAGGAGTGAAGATCACTACACGTGCCTTTGGACGAGACAGGCGCCTGCCCATAACGAATAAGTACCGGGAAATCTCTTGAAAATTATGTAACCTAATATGTAACCATACGCCGGCTTTTACTAGAATAGTAGCAGGTTAGACTGTATTGGCCCGAAAAATGCAATCCAACCTGCTATGCCAGGCGTATTACCTGATGACGAACAACGAAGAACGATTACTGCTACAGTTCTTATACAGCCTATGATCTCCTTCTTCTTGTGCGTCCACTTCCTCTGATTTTATCTATCCTGGAAGTGTAAAAAAGAAGGCAGTATGACATCGTGTTGTACTGTCGTCAGGTTCATTTTATCTGTAGAAAGGAAAATCTGTTTCAATGGAGAAATCAAACGAAGGCATTACCCCGTTCTCTAGCCTGAAATCGCGCCGCACGGTTCTCAAGAGCGCGCTCACCGGTGCGGCAGGAGCAACCGGCCTGGCAGTTGGAGGTGTCCTGCTGGCGCGCAATGGTACGGCCGCACACGCAGCACCGGCGGTAAAATCATCGACTTGCCCGGTCGATAGTATTGCCACCATTCTGAGCGTTGCGGCAACGGCGGAGCAACTGGCGGTGACATTCTACGCCAATGGCATCGCTAACGCCGATACGCTTGGCATCAGCGGGTCAAACTTTGAATATCTGGAGGGAGCGATTGTGGAAGAGCAACTTCACCGCGACCTGCTGGTCAAAGCCGGTGGCTCCCCGTTGACAGGCACCTTCAGCTTCCCGAATGGGATGGGTACGTTCCAGAACCTGGACAAGTTTATTGCGACTCTCGACATGCTCGAAACGGCTTTCGAATCGGCCTATATCGCGGCCATTCGCGAGTTCGCGGATATGAACCGCTCGGACCTGGCGGAACTGGCAGCCCAGATTTGCACCATCGAGGCCGAACACCGCGCAATCGGTCGTTCCATCAATCCTGCCATAGAGCTTCCCAATAACTGGGCATTCACTCCCGTCTATGTGAAATCGGTAAGCGATGCCGTCAACGTACTGAAACAAGAAGGATTCCTCAGCCCCAAGAAAAACAACTCGTATAAGTACGAACGCACGCAGGTGAAGGAACCGGATGTGATTCATCGAATGCCATACGTGGTTCCCTGCTCGTAAGCAGTCTCTCTGCGTAGCACAAAAAATCCTTCATCCTGGGCAGGATGAAGGTTTTTTGTGCCAGTTTTCTTACTCCATCACATCACGCCGCCATGTCAGCACAATGGCAATTGCGGCGAAGATCACTCCATAGACGATTGCCACAAACACGGTATGCGTCCCATCGACGAGGATACCGTGCGCCTGTCCAGACTGGTCAACGAAGTAGAGCGGTGTCGCTCCTATAGATTGAAGTTTGGCATTGATCGCGGTAGGCATTATATTCAGGTTTGGCCCCAGGAAGTAGGCCGTGGCGCTCAACCAGAAATCGCTGTGGGTTACGCGATAGGCCAGCGTCATGATAACCGTCCCGATGTTGTCGATGGGGAAGAAAACCAGCGCCGCGCTCAGCCCGAAGGACAGCGAACGCCCCACGACCGACGCGGCAATCGCCAGCAGGATGGTGACGGCCATGTTCAGCAGGATCGTCAGGACATAGGTCCAGGCATCCGACCAGAACTGCCCATTGAGGGCGCTGTAAGCGTTCAGATTCCCGGTCACGCCGGCCACCAGGATTAGCGACATCAGGTAATTGAGCGCCAGGCCGATTACCAGCAAGCCCAGGGCGACGATTGCCACCGTCAGCATCTTGGAGAAGAGCAGTTGCAGGCGACCCACGCCGCGCGATAAGAGGACGCGAATCGTTCCTAACTGGTATTCCAGGCCAACTATACGCGCCCCCAGTATCAGCAGGTAGATGCCACTGAAGACGCGCACGATGGAGAGTCCAATCGACAGCACGTCATAGAAGTAATGCAATGGCTGAGTTTGAATATCGGTCTTCACATTGGGAGCGGTAAACTCGATGATGTAGGGCAAAATGATCACGCCCAGGTAGAGCACCAGGAGGATCCAGGTCGTCCACTGGCGAAACATCTTGAAGAATTCGCCTCGCACCAGGCCAAAAAAGCTGGGAGTAGCGCTGTGCAGATGCAGATATTCTTCCGGCGTGGTTTCTGCCGTTGTCATAATTGTACTCAATGTACACCTCCTGAACCATTGCCTGTCAGGCGTAAGAAGACTTCTTCCAGATCCTGCGTTGCCTGTGTGATCGTATCGGGCGCGAACCCGGCATTGACCAGGAACAGATTCAGATCGCGCCCGCGATTGCCGGGCGCGGGGGTAATCAATGCGCCACTCGCATCCAGGTGCGCTCCCTTGCCCCACGGCTGCCTCTGAATGAGCGCGAGCGCATCAGCCGCGCGCTCTAG
It encodes the following:
- a CDS encoding ferritin-like domain-containing protein; the encoded protein is MEKSNEGITPFSSLKSRRTVLKSALTGAAGATGLAVGGVLLARNGTAAHAAPAVKSSTCPVDSIATILSVAATAEQLAVTFYANGIANADTLGISGSNFEYLEGAIVEEQLHRDLLVKAGGSPLTGTFSFPNGMGTFQNLDKFIATLDMLETAFESAYIAAIREFADMNRSDLAELAAQICTIEAEHRAIGRSINPAIELPNNWAFTPVYVKSVSDAVNVLKQEGFLSPKKNNSYKYERTQVKEPDVIHRMPYVVPCS
- a CDS encoding NAD+ synthase; translation: MNILPLRVALAQINVTVGDLEGNVQSMLDSMRQAHAAGAHIVCFPELALTGYPPEDLLLKPGFVDDNLRKLDELIQASRDLPGLTAVIGFVDRDHDIYNAAAVIHEGELCGVYHKHYLPNYGVFDENRYFAAGRKAPIFLINGVHVGINICEDVWYPTGPMTLQAYAGAEVIININGSPYYAGKGIFRQEMLATRAADNGVIVVYLNMVGGQDELVFDGGSMVFNEQGALIARAKEFEEDMLFVDLDTASVFRSRLHDPRRRQERLAANPHEVPIIPVNEKNAPATQNGAVVLDSPQRMEPKMGRLQEIYSALVLGTGDYVRKTGFKQVIIGLSGGIDSSLTAVIAVDALGAENVLGVSMPSGFSSEGSKTDAQQLAENLGIQMLTIPIEETFRASLKMLRPALGEGDLGLAGENLQARIRGNILMAISNKLGPLVLTTGNKSEMAVGYSTLYGDMAGGFAVLKDVLKTLVYELSIYRNSIGDTPVIPQTVIEKPPSAELRPGQKDVDSLPPYDVLDPILKAYAEDDRSFEEMLAMGFDRKTVERVMRMVDLSEYKRRQAPPGVKITTRAFGRDRRLPITNKYREIS
- a CDS encoding ABC transporter permease, giving the protein MSTIMTTAETTPEEYLHLHSATPSFFGLVRGEFFKMFRQWTTWILLVLYLGVIILPYIIEFTAPNVKTDIQTQPLHYFYDVLSIGLSIVRVFSGIYLLILGARIVGLEYQLGTIRVLLSRGVGRLQLLFSKMLTVAIVALGLLVIGLALNYLMSLILVAGVTGNLNAYSALNGQFWSDAWTYVLTILLNMAVTILLAIAASVVGRSLSFGLSAALVFFPIDNIGTVIMTLAYRVTHSDFWLSATAYFLGPNLNIMPTAINAKLQSIGATPLYFVDQSGQAHGILVDGTHTVFVAIVYGVIFAAIAIVLTWRRDVME